GAATGTCGGCTTGTGTGCTCTGCTTCAGGTGAAAGGTGAACTGAGGATTGGCCACCAGATTCGCATACCAATCGCGCCGGCCTGGCAGGCCGGTAATATAGAGTTTGCGATCGATATTGTGGAAGGCGATCTCAATCCTGCGCGGTTCCCCCGATTTCTTACCAACAGTTGTCATGTCGATCAGGCTGTCGGTGGCGAGTGCGTGTTCGATCTCGGCGTTCATGGTCTTCAACTCCTTTGCTGCTCGATTAGGGTGCCATGCCATTCCAATGCGGCAGCCCGTGCCGCAAAACCCACCCAACCGCTTCGAAATAGGCGCGGCGCATGGCGCAGCGTGGGATGTGGTGAAGCTACCGAGTCGCTTAGTGCGCGGTCTCTTTGAACTCG
The sequence above is drawn from the Candidatus Kouleothrix ribensis genome and encodes:
- a CDS encoding nitroreductase family deazaflavin-dependent oxidoreductase yields the protein MNAEIEHALATDSLIDMTTVGKKSGEPRRIEIAFHNIDRKLYITGLPGRRDWYANLVANPQFTFHLKQSTQADIPARAMPITDEATRRQVLAQVVAKWDRRDQLEAFVQSSPLVQVELETS